One segment of Streptomyces sp. NBC_01463 DNA contains the following:
- a CDS encoding LLM class flavin-dependent oxidoreductase, with product MNVHLHWFLPTGGDGRTLVDRHAYTDGGIKRDRITPTSGVRAPDIEYLAQIAKAAEQLGFEAVLTPTGTWCEDAWLTTVALAQHTERLKFLVAFRPGVISPVLAAQMAATYQRITRGRLLLNVVTGGDSTEQRRFGDHLDHDRRYARTAEFLSVVRGAWSGQPFDFDGEHYQVEGGLTALPPDPLPDIFFGGSSAAAGPVAAAHADVYLTWGERPADVKKKIDWIRGLAEEQGRTVRFGIRLHTISRDSSKEAWATADRLLGDLDADTIAAAQQALGRSESVGQQRMLALHGGSRDQLEIAPNLWAGVGLVRGGAGTALVGSHAEVADRIEEYHSLGVEHFVLSGYPHLEEAYWFGEGVTPELARRGLLSTVPASPLLGVPAVNGRPASAPGGAPLLFAGGR from the coding sequence ATGAACGTCCATCTGCACTGGTTCCTCCCCACCGGCGGTGACGGGCGCACGCTCGTCGACCGGCACGCGTACACCGACGGCGGGATCAAGCGGGACCGGATCACCCCGACCAGCGGGGTGCGCGCCCCCGACATCGAGTACCTGGCGCAGATCGCGAAGGCCGCCGAGCAGCTGGGCTTCGAGGCGGTGCTGACGCCGACCGGTACCTGGTGCGAGGACGCCTGGCTGACGACCGTGGCGCTGGCTCAGCACACCGAGCGGCTGAAGTTCCTGGTGGCGTTCCGGCCGGGGGTGATCTCGCCCGTGCTCGCCGCGCAGATGGCCGCGACGTATCAGCGGATCACCCGGGGGCGGCTGCTGCTGAACGTGGTGACCGGCGGCGACTCGACGGAGCAGCGCCGGTTCGGGGACCATCTGGACCATGACCGGCGGTACGCCAGGACCGCGGAGTTCCTGTCGGTGGTGCGGGGCGCCTGGAGCGGGCAGCCGTTCGACTTCGACGGTGAGCACTATCAGGTGGAGGGCGGGCTGACGGCGCTGCCGCCGGACCCGCTGCCCGACATCTTCTTCGGCGGGTCCTCGGCCGCGGCGGGGCCCGTCGCCGCCGCGCACGCGGACGTCTATCTGACGTGGGGCGAGCGGCCCGCCGATGTGAAGAAGAAGATCGACTGGATTCGCGGGCTGGCCGAGGAGCAGGGACGCACGGTCCGGTTCGGGATCCGGCTGCACACCATCTCGCGCGACTCCTCGAAGGAGGCGTGGGCGACGGCCGACCGGCTGCTCGGCGACCTCGACGCCGACACGATCGCGGCCGCTCAGCAGGCGCTGGGGCGCAGTGAGTCGGTGGGGCAGCAGCGGATGCTGGCGCTGCACGGCGGTTCGCGCGATCAGCTGGAGATCGCGCCGAACCTGTGGGCCGGGGTCGGTCTGGTGCGGGGTGGCGCCGGGACCGCGCTGGTCGGCAGTCACGCCGAGGTCGCGGACCGGATCGAGGAGTACCACTCCCTGGGGGTGGAGCACTTCGTGCTGTCCGGGTACCCGCACCTGGAGGAGGCGTACTGGTTCGGCGAGGGTGTCACGCCCGAGCTGGCGCGCCGGGGGCTGCTGTCGACCGTCCCGGCGTCCCCGTTGCTGGGAGTGCCCGCGGTGAACGGCCGGCCGGCCTCCGCACCGGGCGGGGCGCCGTTGCTGTTCGCCGGGGGGCGGTGA
- a CDS encoding ATP-binding cassette domain-containing protein, with protein MSAPSPSPALPPQDVVRVVGLTRSFGGRAVIDGLDLTLRAGEFTAVLGRGGSGKSTLLRVLAGLDREIRGTVLVPKGRVLLRPAPRPAPWKRLWRKLLEPPSGDHPGPGFVEVVGEDCAPLRRSRAWPRALSGDGARRVPVARVPARRPDLLLLDDPFGDIAASWPVAELRRRHRGCTVLLVTRDVDQALLFADRALVLRDGVITYGTPVAADRPRLPGTPEFASLRARLLAELGPEADV; from the coding sequence ATGAGCGCCCCCTCCCCCTCACCGGCCCTTCCTCCGCAGGACGTCGTACGCGTCGTCGGGCTGACCCGTTCCTTCGGCGGACGGGCCGTCATCGACGGGCTCGATCTCACCCTGCGCGCGGGGGAGTTCACCGCCGTGCTCGGGCGCGGCGGCAGTGGCAAGTCGACGCTCCTGCGGGTGCTCGCCGGGCTCGACCGGGAGATCCGCGGGACCGTTCTGGTGCCGAAGGGGCGTGTGCTCCTTCGGCCGGCACCGCGGCCTGCGCCCTGGAAACGGCTCTGGCGCAAGCTGCTCGAGCCGCCTTCGGGAGATCATCCCGGACCAGGCTTCGTGGAAGTGGTGGGGGAAGACTGCGCGCCCCTCCGTCGGTCCCGGGCCTGGCCGAGGGCGCTCTCCGGCGACGGGGCCCGGCGCGTCCCGGTCGCACGGGTGCCGGCCCGCCGGCCCGATCTGCTGCTTCTCGACGACCCGTTCGGCGACATCGCCGCCTCGTGGCCGGTGGCCGAGCTCCGGCGGCGGCACCGTGGGTGCACGGTTCTGCTCGTCACCCGGGATGTGGACCAGGCGCTGCTGTTCGCCGACCGTGCGCTCGTGCTGCGGGACGGCGTGATCACGTACGGGACGCCGGTCGCGGCGGACCGTCCACGCCTGCCCGGTACACCCGAGTTCGCCTCGCTGCGTGCGCGGCTGCTCGCCGAGCTCGGTCCGGAGGCCGACGTCTGA
- a CDS encoding NAD(P)/FAD-dependent oxidoreductase, translating into MHSVDVVVIGAGQAGLSGAYHLRRSGLEPDRDFVVLDHAPHPGGAWQFRWPSLTYGKVHGMHALPGMELTGADDSRPSSEVIGEYFDAYERAFGLRVHRPVEVSAVREGEGGRLLVETSEGTYATRALINATGTWDRPFWPRYPGQDTFRGRQLHTANYPGPAEFAGQRVVVVGGGASGTQHLMEIAEVAADTHWVTRRPPVFREGPFGADQGRAAVAMVEERVRRGLPPESVVSVTGLPVTDAVRRARESGVLDRLPMFDRITPTGVAWDDGRSVEADVILWATGFRAAVDHLAQMRLREPGGGIKVEGTQAVRDERIHLVGYGPSASTIGANRAGRAAVRSISRLLARTAPGTAEEDAVSVPVSV; encoded by the coding sequence GTGCACTCAGTCGATGTCGTGGTGATCGGTGCCGGACAGGCAGGTCTGTCCGGCGCCTACCATCTGCGCCGCAGCGGTCTGGAGCCGGACCGCGATTTCGTGGTCCTCGACCATGCCCCGCACCCCGGCGGCGCCTGGCAGTTCCGCTGGCCCTCGCTGACGTACGGCAAGGTGCACGGCATGCACGCCCTGCCCGGCATGGAGCTGACCGGGGCCGACGACAGCCGGCCCTCGTCCGAGGTGATCGGGGAGTACTTCGACGCGTACGAGCGCGCCTTCGGCCTGCGGGTGCACCGGCCGGTCGAGGTCAGTGCGGTGCGTGAGGGCGAGGGCGGCCGGCTGCTCGTCGAGACATCCGAGGGGACGTACGCGACCCGCGCCCTGATCAACGCCACGGGGACCTGGGACCGGCCGTTCTGGCCGCGCTACCCGGGACAGGACACCTTCCGCGGGCGGCAGTTGCACACCGCGAACTATCCGGGGCCCGCCGAGTTCGCCGGGCAGCGGGTGGTCGTCGTGGGGGGCGGGGCATCCGGCACCCAGCACCTGATGGAGATCGCCGAGGTGGCGGCGGACACCCACTGGGTGACCCGGCGGCCGCCGGTCTTCCGGGAGGGGCCGTTCGGCGCGGACCAGGGCCGGGCGGCCGTGGCCATGGTGGAGGAACGGGTGCGGCGCGGGCTGCCGCCCGAGAGTGTCGTGAGCGTGACCGGGCTGCCGGTGACCGACGCCGTCCGGCGGGCCCGCGAGTCGGGGGTGCTCGACCGGCTCCCCATGTTCGACCGGATCACACCGACCGGCGTGGCCTGGGACGACGGTCGGAGCGTCGAGGCCGACGTCATCCTCTGGGCGACCGGTTTCCGGGCCGCCGTCGACCATCTCGCCCAGATGAGGCTCCGTGAGCCGGGCGGCGGAATCAAGGTCGAGGGGACGCAGGCCGTGCGGGACGAGCGCATCCATCTCGTCGGGTACGGGCCGTCCGCCAGCACCATCGGCGCCAACCGGGCCGGGCGCGCCGCCGTCCGCTCCATCAGTCGGCTGCTGGCGCGGACCGCGCCCGGGACCGCCGAGGAGGACGCCGTGTCCGTGCCCGTGTCCGTGTGA
- the mltG gene encoding endolytic transglycosylase MltG has product MVNESPDTPPGRRTRRSSRRRLRPTRRGRLLLLVGAVLVLGVAAAVLVPLLTREPKTAEQTRSLVIPEGRRAVQVYAAADKVLGEPAGTTEKAVATADLPLPAEAKGNPEGYLFPATYPVTSATTPKSLLRYMADTAQSRFGKDHITAGAQRNNVTVYQTVTIASIVQAEADTESDMGKVARVIHNRLDRGMPLQMDSTLNYALNRSTLDTTTGDTKIDSPYNSYERKGLPPTPIGNPGEQAMVAAISPTPGPWLYFVTVAPGDTRFTDDYAEQQRNVAEFNRNRRGAGTG; this is encoded by the coding sequence ATGGTGAACGAGTCCCCGGACACCCCTCCAGGACGCAGGACCCGCCGCAGTTCCCGCCGCAGGCTCCGCCCGACCCGGCGCGGCCGTCTGCTGCTCCTCGTCGGAGCCGTGCTCGTGCTCGGGGTCGCCGCCGCCGTTCTCGTACCGCTGCTGACCAGGGAGCCGAAGACCGCCGAGCAGACCCGCTCCCTGGTGATTCCGGAGGGCCGGCGGGCAGTGCAGGTGTACGCGGCCGCCGACAAGGTCCTCGGTGAACCCGCCGGCACCACGGAGAAGGCCGTGGCGACAGCGGATCTGCCGCTGCCGGCCGAGGCGAAGGGCAACCCGGAGGGCTACCTCTTCCCGGCGACGTACCCCGTCACCTCCGCCACGACCCCGAAGAGCCTGCTGCGCTACATGGCCGACACGGCACAGAGCCGCTTCGGCAAGGACCACATCACGGCCGGAGCGCAGCGCAACAACGTCACCGTGTACCAGACGGTGACGATCGCCAGCATCGTCCAGGCCGAGGCGGACACCGAGTCCGACATGGGGAAGGTGGCCCGGGTCATCCACAACCGGCTCGACCGCGGCATGCCCCTCCAGATGGACTCGACGCTCAACTACGCGCTGAACCGCAGCACTCTGGACACCACCACCGGCGACACGAAGATCGACAGCCCGTACAACAGCTACGAACGCAAGGGCCTGCCGCCCACACCCATCGGCAATCCGGGCGAGCAGGCGATGGTGGCGGCGATCAGCCCCACGCCCGGCCCCTGGCTCTACTTCGTCACGGTCGCACCGGGCGACACCCGTTTCACCGACGACTACGCCGAACAGCAGCGCAACGTGGCCGAGTTCAACCGCAACCGCCGCGGCGCGGGCACCGGCTGA
- a CDS encoding secondary thiamine-phosphate synthase enzyme YjbQ: MSSAFTTSVLHVTTGTTETVTDLTSDCEQFLSRTAAGRDGLLNIFVPHATAGIAVLETGAGSDDDLLAALHALLPADDRWQHRHGSPGHGRDHVLPALVPPHATLPVIAGRLELGTWQSVCLVDTNKDNANRQVRLSFLG; encoded by the coding sequence ATGTCCTCCGCCTTCACCACCAGCGTCCTTCACGTCACCACCGGCACGACGGAGACCGTCACCGACCTGACGTCCGACTGCGAGCAGTTCCTCAGCCGCACGGCCGCGGGCCGCGACGGCCTGCTCAACATCTTCGTCCCGCACGCGACGGCGGGCATCGCCGTACTGGAGACCGGCGCGGGCAGCGACGACGACCTCCTGGCCGCCCTGCACGCCCTGCTCCCGGCCGACGACCGCTGGCAGCACCGCCACGGCAGCCCGGGCCACGGCCGCGACCACGTCCTCCCGGCCCTCGTCCCGCCGCACGCGACGCTGCCCGTGATCGCGGGACGGCTGGAGCTGGGGACGTGGCAGTCGGTGTGTCTGGTGGACACCAACAAGGACAACGCCAACCGTCAGGTGCGGCTGAGCTTCCTGGGCTGA
- a CDS encoding DUF6357 family protein: MARPYAPGPKQFVFAVGDGNDQQVSVGNPQEAYVAFSAFFRDRDSATYTIEDEPAGQSLVLMPGQGVIARIEAADTPRSEYLRVDRGNRYLPSAMLFFENGYTGLDHFGQWFPDLADLDASPETRGVARAATITTEAAAIEEVARIWADSGIVDPSDQYYVFFDSHDVGDDRAERAELLKLIEFLGIEGVDAPAEAADGEVWVRTDPRLDAEFERWS; this comes from the coding sequence GTGGCCCGCCCTTACGCCCCTGGCCCAAAACAGTTCGTCTTCGCCGTCGGTGACGGCAACGACCAGCAGGTCTCCGTGGGCAACCCCCAGGAAGCGTACGTGGCATTCTCCGCTTTCTTCCGGGATCGAGACTCTGCTACTTACACCATCGAGGATGAACCGGCGGGACAGAGCTTGGTGCTCATGCCCGGACAAGGCGTGATCGCCCGGATCGAGGCGGCGGACACACCCCGGTCGGAATACCTCCGGGTGGACAGGGGGAATCGCTACCTTCCGAGCGCGATGCTCTTCTTCGAGAACGGATACACCGGCCTCGACCACTTCGGCCAGTGGTTCCCGGACCTCGCGGACCTCGACGCGTCACCGGAGACTCGTGGCGTTGCTCGCGCCGCCACGATCACGACCGAGGCCGCGGCAATCGAGGAAGTCGCCCGGATCTGGGCAGATTCGGGCATCGTAGACCCGAGCGACCAGTACTACGTCTTCTTCGACTCCCATGACGTCGGTGACGACCGGGCCGAACGGGCCGAACTGCTCAAGTTGATCGAATTCCTCGGCATCGAAGGAGTCGACGCCCCGGCCGAGGCCGCCGATGGCGAAGTCTGGGTACGCACCGACCCGCGCCTCGACGCCGAATTCGAACGGTGGTCATGA